In Massilistercora timonensis, the following are encoded in one genomic region:
- a CDS encoding nucleoside recognition protein, which translates to MLNFLWAGMILAGILFAAFTGRIPQITNAAIDSSKEAITLCVTMMGVMALWVGLMEIAQKAGIMDALSARLRPVIRFLFPGLPAGHPSEPHILTNLIANFLGLGWAATPAGLKAMEELARLEEDRRAGRLPGPARKRGVAGNEMCTFLIINISSLQLIPVNVIAYRSQYGSVDPAATVGAGILATTISTGVAVIFCRLMDRRRTRNS; encoded by the coding sequence ATGCTGAACTTTCTCTGGGCCGGTATGATCCTTGCCGGCATCCTCTTCGCGGCGTTCACCGGCCGCATTCCCCAGATCACCAACGCCGCCATCGACTCCTCCAAAGAAGCCATCACCCTGTGCGTCACCATGATGGGGGTCATGGCCCTCTGGGTGGGACTAATGGAGATCGCCCAAAAGGCGGGGATCATGGACGCCCTCTCTGCCCGGCTGCGGCCGGTGATCCGGTTCCTCTTCCCCGGGCTTCCCGCGGGCCATCCCTCCGAGCCCCACATCCTTACCAATCTGATCGCCAATTTCCTGGGCCTTGGCTGGGCCGCCACCCCTGCCGGGCTAAAGGCCATGGAGGAACTGGCCCGCCTGGAGGAGGACCGCCGGGCCGGACGCCTGCCGGGACCAGCGCGAAAGCGGGGCGTGGCCGGCAACGAAATGTGTACGTTCCTTATTATAAATATTTCTTCCCTGCAGCTGATCCCGGTAAATGTGATCGCCTACCGCAGCCAGTACGGCAGTGTGGATCCGGCGGCCACGGTGGGAGCCGGGATCCTGGCCACCACCATAAGCACTGGAGTGGCGGTGATCTTCTGCCGGCTGATGGAC